In Sulfitobacter sp. OXR-159, one DNA window encodes the following:
- a CDS encoding molybdopterin-binding protein, producing MRFGPVPLSDALNATLAHSVAVAEGRLRKGRVLEQPDIDALSAAGIEEVIVARLDPGDIDENAGAAKLAQALCGPGLRMSNPFTGRVNLLADGPGVVVMDRAALEAVNAVHPMITLATVPPHQQMGENGMVATIKIISYAVPAEAVETACAAAGEGALRLAAPVLGDATLIITDVPGGAGEKGRAAVEGRLKALNVPLKDATTVPHRTAPLAEAIAAAQTDLILILTASATSDINDVAPMALRTAGGDVTRFGMPVDPGNLLFLGHLGGRAVIGLPGCARSPALNGADWVLSRLVCGIPVSSADIAGMGVGGLLKEIPTRPQPRNPGKSAGGS from the coding sequence ATGAGGTTCGGCCCGGTTCCTTTAAGCGATGCCCTTAACGCGACGCTGGCGCATTCCGTGGCCGTTGCAGAGGGGCGTCTGCGCAAGGGGCGGGTGTTGGAGCAGCCCGATATCGACGCGCTTTCGGCTGCAGGCATCGAAGAGGTGATCGTCGCCCGGCTCGACCCCGGCGACATTGACGAAAACGCCGGTGCTGCCAAATTGGCCCAAGCGCTCTGTGGTCCGGGTCTTCGGATGTCGAACCCCTTTACCGGCCGCGTGAACCTGCTGGCCGATGGGCCGGGTGTGGTGGTGATGGACCGCGCGGCGCTAGAGGCGGTCAACGCAGTCCATCCGATGATCACGCTGGCCACGGTGCCGCCCCATCAACAGATGGGTGAGAACGGCATGGTGGCGACAATCAAGATCATCTCTTATGCCGTGCCCGCCGAGGCGGTGGAAACCGCCTGTGCGGCTGCGGGAGAGGGCGCGCTGCGCCTTGCGGCACCCGTCTTGGGCGACGCGACGCTTATCATCACCGATGTCCCCGGCGGCGCCGGAGAGAAGGGCCGCGCGGCGGTGGAGGGGCGGCTGAAGGCCCTGAACGTACCGCTGAAAGATGCCACAACGGTTCCCCATCGCACCGCCCCGCTGGCCGAAGCCATTGCGGCTGCACAGACCGATCTGATCCTGATCCTCACCGCCTCAGCCACTTCTGACATCAATGACGTGGCCCCGATGGCCCTGCGCACCGCGGGGGGCGACGTGACGCGCTTTGGCATGCCGGTGGACCCCGGCAATTTGCTCTTTCTCGGCCACCTTGGGGGCCGCGCCGTGATTGGCCTGCCGGGCTGCGCCCGCTCGCCTGCGCTCAACGGCGCGGATTGGGTGCTGTCGCGGCTGGTCTGCGGCATTCCCGTCAGCAGCGCGGATATCGCGGGCATGGGGGTGGGCGGATTGCTCAAGGAAATTCCGACCCGCCCGCAGCCGCGAAACCCCGGCAAAAGCGCAGGCGGCAGCTGA
- a CDS encoding cell division protein ZapA, producing MPEIRITIGGRQFEVACQEGEESYLHAAAKMLDDEARVLSDQVGRMPEARMLLMAGLLLADKTASVEDRIAEVRAELAEREAELTSLRNTKIEPERIEVPVVPQGVKDTLAEIAARAEALAAEIEEKSGK from the coding sequence ATGCCCGAAATACGGATCACCATTGGCGGCCGCCAGTTCGAGGTCGCCTGTCAGGAAGGTGAAGAGAGCTATCTGCACGCCGCCGCAAAAATGCTGGACGATGAAGCCCGTGTGCTGAGCGATCAAGTGGGCCGCATGCCCGAGGCGCGGATGTTGCTGATGGCCGGTCTGCTTTTGGCCGACAAAACCGCCAGCGTCGAAGACCGCATCGCCGAAGTGCGCGCCGAATTGGCCGAGCGTGAGGCCGAGTTGACCAGCCTACGCAACACCAAGATCGAGCCGGAGCGTATCGAAGTGCCCGTCGTGCCGCAGGGTGTCAAAGACACGCTGGCCGAGATCGCCGCACGGGCCGAAGCGCTGGCCGCCGAGATCGAAGAGAAATCTGGCAAATGA
- a CDS encoding (2Fe-2S)-binding protein, whose protein sequence is MTQVKMTVNGKPASGEVEGRTLLVQFLRDDLELTGTHVGCDTSQCGACVVHVNGNAVKACTMFAIEADGAEVDTIEGQAAPDGTLNTIQQAFQDHHGLQCGFCTPGMVMSAAALLKDNPKPSEAEVRHYLDGNICRCTGYHNIVKAIMAASGQDVSALAAE, encoded by the coding sequence ATGACACAGGTCAAGATGACCGTGAACGGCAAACCCGCGTCAGGGGAGGTCGAAGGCCGCACGCTGCTGGTGCAATTCCTGCGCGATGATCTCGAACTCACCGGCACCCATGTCGGCTGCGATACCAGCCAATGCGGAGCCTGCGTGGTCCATGTGAATGGCAATGCGGTCAAAGCCTGCACCATGTTCGCGATTGAGGCTGACGGCGCCGAGGTGGACACCATCGAAGGGCAGGCGGCTCCCGATGGCACGCTCAACACCATCCAACAGGCGTTTCAGGATCACCACGGGCTGCAATGCGGATTTTGCACGCCGGGCATGGTGATGTCGGCGGCGGCCCTGCTCAAAGATAACCCGAAGCCCTCGGAGGCCGAGGTGCGCCACTACCTTGACGGCAATATCTGCCGCTGCACCGGCTACCACAACATCGTCAAAGCGATCATGGCCGCCAGCGGTCAGGACGTCAGCGCGCTGGCAGCAGAGTAA
- a CDS encoding XdhC family protein codes for MDRIPEQALDWAEAGQPVALATVVETWGSAPRRAGAQLVVAGDGTMMGSVSGGCVEGAVVVEALEALEDGRTRLLEYGVSDGDAFAVGLACGGTIKVLVEPVGPDALPLEMLRELVAKRAARQAVAYEVALDGSHRHLSHEGHQDRFRRDRSGVEEDSGRFIAIHNPPLRLVIVGAVHIAQHLVRMSGEAGFDPIVVDPRNAFGSPARFPNCRLVNDWPDAALREIGLDARSAVVLLTHDPKLDDPALHVALGSEAFYIGALGSTRTQASRLARLEEAGVAAAQAARINGPVGLDIGAASPAEIAVSILAQMIQSLRRS; via the coding sequence ATGGACCGGATCCCCGAACAAGCGCTCGACTGGGCCGAGGCCGGACAGCCCGTGGCACTGGCCACGGTGGTGGAAACATGGGGCTCCGCCCCGCGGCGCGCGGGCGCGCAACTGGTCGTGGCGGGTGACGGCACGATGATGGGCTCGGTCTCTGGCGGCTGTGTTGAAGGGGCCGTGGTGGTCGAGGCGCTGGAGGCGCTGGAGGACGGGCGCACGCGGCTGCTGGAATACGGCGTCAGCGACGGCGACGCCTTTGCCGTGGGATTGGCCTGCGGCGGCACGATCAAAGTGCTGGTGGAACCGGTAGGGCCTGACGCATTACCCCTAGAGATGCTGCGGGAACTCGTTGCGAAACGCGCGGCGCGGCAGGCCGTGGCCTATGAGGTTGCCCTTGATGGCAGCCACCGCCACCTGTCGCATGAGGGACACCAAGACCGTTTCCGCCGGGACCGGTCTGGCGTTGAGGAAGACAGCGGGCGTTTCATCGCCATCCACAACCCGCCACTGCGCCTCGTGATCGTCGGCGCGGTGCATATCGCGCAGCATCTGGTGCGCATGTCGGGCGAGGCTGGGTTTGACCCCATCGTCGTTGACCCGCGAAACGCCTTCGGCTCTCCTGCGCGCTTCCCTAACTGTCGGCTTGTGAACGACTGGCCTGATGCCGCGCTGCGCGAGATTGGCCTCGATGCCCGATCTGCCGTTGTTTTGCTGACCCATGACCCCAAACTCGACGATCCGGCGTTGCATGTGGCGCTTGGGTCAGAGGCTTTCTATATCGGCGCGCTCGGCTCGACCCGAACCCAGGCCAGCCGTCTGGCGCGGTTGGAGGAGGCGGGCGTGGCGGCAGCGCAAGCGGCGCGGATCAACGGACCGGTGGGGCTTGATATTGGGGCGGCAAGCCCCGCCGAAATCGCCGTCTCGATCCTTGCTCAGATGATCCAAAGCCTGCGTCGGTCATGA
- a CDS encoding OmpA family protein, whose protein sequence is MKNLLRSTTSLGLSLALAFPHGAFAQEQNLAECGPAGEATEFPCAFDDQTVENAEELRVIAGLSADAEASAEVEAEAEAEVETEAEAETGSVLDQAADAVESTGDAAAAAVDSVAEQADEAADAAEAQAEAAAEAASEAEAEATAEAEVDEEVEAEAETEAEVEQEVEAEPVVEQEAEVEAETMQDAEVEAETTAEAEATADTAAETTEPVETTESELEAETATEAEAVQNDEATATTAQDAETEAEMSGEAVGEEDNAGLTEEQIQAREERREARRAERREERREERRAEREAAAAAAAAAAENDAEAEVVTEEVTEEDVRTSDEDFDTKVTAAGEAEAAASNDDDSGLSDFEKALLLGLGAVAVGSVLNNGEKIVSRSGDRVVVQDDTGELRVLKDDNALLRRPGDEVQTQTFDDGSTRTIVTKSDGSRVETIRSRDGTVLRRTNFDAQGREYVLVDDLVEEREVVVNDLPQVQETQQAQRASTQDEAALRHALQTELRNDQGRTFSLRQVREIREVRSLAPQLELDAVRFPTGSAAIQPEQARSLANIGTTLRDLIQKDPRTVILVEGHTDAVGDASYNLALSDRRAETVALALTEYFDVPPANLITQGYGESQLRVPTTSAEPANRRAVVRNITGLLR, encoded by the coding sequence ATGAAAAACCTACTGAGATCTACGACTTCGCTGGGTCTGAGCCTTGCATTGGCCTTCCCGCATGGCGCTTTCGCTCAGGAGCAGAATCTGGCCGAATGCGGCCCCGCGGGCGAAGCGACAGAGTTTCCCTGCGCATTTGACGATCAAACGGTAGAGAACGCCGAAGAGTTGCGCGTTATCGCCGGGCTGAGCGCTGATGCGGAAGCTTCGGCGGAAGTGGAAGCCGAAGCGGAAGCTGAAGTTGAAACCGAGGCCGAAGCGGAAACCGGTTCCGTCTTGGACCAAGCTGCCGATGCGGTTGAGTCCACTGGCGATGCCGCTGCTGCCGCCGTAGACAGCGTGGCTGAACAGGCCGACGAAGCGGCTGATGCTGCAGAGGCGCAAGCTGAAGCTGCCGCCGAAGCTGCGTCGGAAGCCGAGGCCGAGGCGACTGCTGAAGCCGAAGTTGACGAAGAGGTAGAGGCCGAAGCGGAAACAGAAGCAGAGGTTGAGCAAGAGGTCGAAGCCGAACCCGTCGTCGAGCAAGAGGCTGAAGTCGAAGCCGAGACCATGCAGGACGCGGAAGTTGAGGCCGAAACCACTGCAGAAGCCGAAGCAACTGCTGATACAGCGGCCGAGACCACCGAGCCCGTAGAAACCACCGAAAGCGAGTTGGAGGCCGAAACTGCGACCGAAGCAGAAGCGGTCCAGAATGACGAAGCTACTGCCACTACCGCGCAGGATGCCGAAACCGAAGCCGAAATGAGCGGCGAAGCGGTGGGCGAAGAAGACAACGCTGGTCTGACCGAAGAGCAGATCCAAGCCCGTGAAGAGCGCCGCGAAGCCCGCCGTGCCGAGCGCCGCGAAGAGCGTCGCGAGGAACGCCGTGCCGAGCGTGAGGCCGCCGCAGCTGCGGCTGCCGCTGCTGCCGAAAACGATGCGGAAGCAGAAGTAGTGACCGAAGAAGTCACCGAAGAGGACGTGCGTACCTCGGACGAAGATTTCGACACCAAAGTGACCGCCGCTGGCGAAGCCGAAGCAGCGGCCTCAAACGATGACGACAGCGGGCTGTCGGACTTCGAGAAAGCCTTGCTGCTTGGCCTTGGCGCCGTGGCCGTGGGGTCGGTGCTGAACAACGGTGAAAAGATCGTCAGCCGTTCCGGTGACCGTGTGGTTGTTCAGGACGATACTGGTGAGTTGCGTGTTCTGAAGGACGACAATGCGCTGCTGCGTCGCCCCGGCGATGAAGTGCAAACGCAGACCTTTGACGACGGCTCCACCCGTACCATCGTGACCAAGAGCGATGGTAGCCGGGTCGAGACCATTCGTTCGCGCGATGGTACCGTGCTGCGCCGCACCAACTTTGACGCACAGGGCCGCGAGTACGTGCTTGTGGATGACCTTGTCGAAGAGCGTGAAGTTGTGGTGAACGACCTGCCGCAGGTTCAGGAAACCCAGCAAGCTCAGCGCGCCAGCACGCAAGACGAAGCGGCGCTGCGTCATGCACTGCAGACGGAATTGCGCAACGATCAGGGGCGGACATTCTCCCTGCGTCAGGTGCGCGAAATCCGTGAGGTGCGCTCTCTCGCGCCGCAGTTGGAACTGGACGCCGTGCGCTTCCCCACAGGCTCCGCTGCGATCCAGCCTGAGCAGGCCCGTTCGCTTGCCAATATCGGCACCACACTGCGTGACCTGATCCAAAAGGATCCGCGCACCGTGATCCTTGTCGAAGGGCATACGGATGCGGTTGGCGATGCGAGCTACAACCTCGCCCTGTCGGACCGCCGTGCAGAGACCGTTGCGCTGGCTCTGACGGAGTACTTCGATGTACCGCCTGCCAACCTGATCACGCAGGGCTACGGCGAAAGCCAGCTGCGCGTGCCGACGACGTCAGCGGAACCTGCGAACCGCCGTGCGGTCGTGCGGAACATTACCGGTCTGCTGCGTTAA
- the rpiB gene encoding ribose 5-phosphate isomerase B, protein MTVKPRIIISSDHADIALRQEIARHVAERGFEVEDIGPATAESTDYPKHGEAAARRIAAGEFDLGILICGTGQGIMMAANKVKGIRCGVCADTFSAKMIRAHNDANMLSMGARVIGGGLALEIVDAFLDTEFEGGRHGRRVDMITAIED, encoded by the coding sequence ATGACCGTGAAACCCCGCATCATCATCTCAAGCGACCATGCCGACATCGCCCTGCGCCAAGAAATCGCGCGCCATGTGGCCGAGCGCGGTTTTGAGGTCGAAGACATCGGCCCGGCAACGGCAGAAAGCACGGATTACCCCAAACACGGCGAAGCCGCCGCACGACGCATCGCAGCGGGGGAGTTCGACCTTGGCATCCTGATCTGCGGCACGGGGCAGGGCATCATGATGGCGGCCAATAAGGTCAAGGGCATTCGCTGCGGCGTCTGTGCCGATACCTTTTCGGCCAAGATGATCCGGGCACATAACGACGCGAATATGCTGTCGATGGGCGCGCGGGTGATCGGGGGCGGGCTTGCGCTTGAGATCGTGGATGCCTTTCTCGATACCGAGTTTGAAGGCGGGCGTCATGGCCGCCGCGTCGATATGATCACGGCGATTGAAGACTGA
- the grxD gene encoding Grx4 family monothiol glutaredoxin: MSDAANQIKEQITKNDVVLFMKGTKEMPQCGFSSRVAGVLNYMGVNFADVNVLADEGLRQGIKDFSDWPTIPQLYVKGEFVGGCDIITEMTLSGELDTLFAENGVTFDKDAADKIREANG, translated from the coding sequence ATGAGCGATGCCGCCAACCAGATCAAAGAACAAATCACCAAAAACGACGTGGTTCTGTTTATGAAAGGCACCAAGGAAATGCCGCAGTGCGGTTTCTCCAGCCGCGTGGCCGGGGTGCTGAACTACATGGGCGTTAACTTTGCCGATGTGAACGTTCTGGCCGACGAAGGCCTGCGTCAGGGGATCAAGGATTTCTCTGACTGGCCGACCATCCCGCAGCTTTACGTCAAAGGCGAGTTTGTCGGTGGCTGTGACATCATCACCGAGATGACACTCTCGGGCGAGTTGGACACGCTCTTTGCCGAGAATGGCGTGACCTTTGATAAGGACGCTGCGGATAAGATCCGCGAAGCCAACGGTTAA
- a CDS encoding MliC family protein, with product MSIGIRAALCALLWAAPAGAETTAVTYLCDRGVSVPVVYVPDADPAVAVLYIEGRLIHLQSMPSGSGARYGWPSDGSSYEWWEHQGRARLGWHEGASDAVTPIYTDCVPQD from the coding sequence ATGAGCATTGGCATCAGGGCAGCCCTCTGCGCGTTGCTCTGGGCCGCGCCCGCGGGGGCCGAGACCACCGCCGTGACCTATCTCTGTGACCGTGGGGTATCGGTGCCGGTGGTCTATGTCCCCGATGCCGATCCCGCTGTTGCGGTGCTTTATATCGAAGGGCGGCTCATCCATTTGCAGTCCATGCCCTCCGGCTCTGGCGCGCGATACGGCTGGCCTTCGGACGGGTCATCCTATGAATGGTGGGAACATCAGGGCCGTGCGCGCCTTGGCTGGCACGAGGGGGCCAGTGACGCGGTGACGCCGATCTATACGGACTGTGTGCCGCAAGATTGA
- a CDS encoding xanthine dehydrogenase family protein subunit M: MYDFEVERPSSVADAVKALGQEDAQPLSGGQTLIPTLKARLAMPSVLVSLAGIDALKGVEMRDGALWIGGGTTHATVMREAAESYPALASLVARIGDPAVRNRGTIGGSLANNDPSACYPAGALASGATIETDRREIAADDYFQGMFTTALEEGEIVTGVRFPIPQAAHYEKFIQPASRFPLVAAYVARFGDGVRVAITGASNDGVFRWTEAEAALSGRFEAGALEGLTLGSDDMISDLHGSGAYRAHLCGVMTRRAVAAIA; encoded by the coding sequence ATGTATGATTTCGAAGTAGAGCGCCCCAGCAGCGTGGCGGATGCGGTCAAAGCCTTGGGGCAGGAAGACGCGCAACCGCTGAGCGGGGGGCAGACGCTGATCCCCACGCTGAAGGCGCGGCTGGCGATGCCCTCGGTTCTGGTGTCGCTGGCGGGGATTGATGCGTTGAAAGGCGTGGAAATGCGCGATGGCGCGCTTTGGATTGGCGGCGGCACGACCCACGCAACCGTCATGCGCGAGGCCGCGGAAAGCTATCCCGCCTTGGCCAGCCTCGTCGCGCGGATCGGTGACCCGGCGGTACGCAACCGCGGCACCATCGGCGGATCGCTTGCCAATAATGATCCGTCTGCCTGCTATCCCGCCGGGGCCTTGGCCAGCGGGGCGACGATTGAAACCGACCGGCGCGAAATTGCGGCGGATGACTATTTTCAGGGCATGTTCACCACCGCCTTGGAAGAAGGGGAGATCGTGACCGGCGTGCGCTTTCCCATTCCGCAGGCCGCGCATTACGAGAAGTTCATCCAACCCGCCTCACGCTTTCCGCTGGTCGCGGCCTATGTCGCCCGGTTCGGTGATGGGGTGCGCGTGGCGATCACCGGCGCGTCGAATGATGGTGTCTTCCGCTGGACGGAGGCCGAAGCCGCTTTGTCTGGCCGGTTTGAGGCTGGTGCCTTAGAGGGTCTCACCCTCGGTTCGGATGATATGATCAGTGATCTGCACGGCAGCGGCGCCTACCGCGCGCATCTTTGCGGCGTGATGACCCGCCGCGCTGTCGCAGCCATCGCCTGA
- a CDS encoding BolA family protein, with product MPMQASEIEDLIRASFPDAKITVEGNDGVHMAAMVVDESFRGMNRVQQQRAVYAALKGKMDGSNGDLHALALTTRTPD from the coding sequence ATGCCCATGCAAGCCAGCGAAATCGAAGACCTGATCCGCGCTTCCTTTCCGGACGCCAAGATCACCGTCGAAGGCAATGATGGTGTGCATATGGCGGCGATGGTCGTCGACGAAAGCTTTCGCGGTATGAACCGGGTCCAGCAACAGCGCGCCGTTTATGCGGCCCTTAAGGGCAAGATGGACGGATCGAACGGCGATTTGCACGCGCTGGCGCTGACCACACGGACGCCGGACTAA
- a CDS encoding xanthine dehydrogenase family protein molybdopterin-binding subunit: MPKDFEPTSGIGASSKRREDIRFLTGSGRYTDDINLRRQTHVFFLRSDVAHGRLTGVDTSAAEDMPGVLKIFTGADFAEIGGMPCGWQITDKHGQPMQEPKHPVLAHEKVRHVGEPIAAVVAETLAQARDAAEAIVVDIDELPAVVNMREAVKDDAPKVHDDLTSNLCYDWGFVEENKDAVNKAFDDAAHVTTLELVNNRLVANPMEPRVAIGDYDRSAGDHTLYTTSQNPHVIRLLMGAFVLGIPEHKLRVVAPDVGGGFGTKIFHYQEEAFCTFAAKAVGRPVKWTSSRSEAFMSDAHGRDHVTKIELALDADNNFTALRTDTYANMGAYLSTFAPSVPTWLHGTLMAGNYKTPLIYVNVKAVFTNTVPVDAYRGAGRPEATYQLERLIDKAAHELKVDPIKLRRQNFVTEFPYATPVAVEYDTGDYNATMDKLEEIADHAGFEARRRESEAKGRLRGFGVNCYIEACGIAPSNLVGQLGARAGLYESATVRVNATGGLVVMTGSHSHGQGHETSFAQVVADMIGIDENMVEIVHGDTARTPMGMGTYGSRSLAVGGSAMVRATEKIIAKAKKIASHLLEASEGDIELKDGAFSVAGTDKSVAWGDVTLAAYVPHNYPLEEIEPGLEETAFYDPSNFTYPAGAYACEVELDPDTGHVTVERFTAADDFGNVVNPMIVTGQVHGGLAQGIGQALLENCAYDEDGQLLSASYMDYAMPRASDLPFYDVDHSCQTPCTHNPLGVKGCGEAGAIGSPPAVVNAVLDAMRSGGKDIGHIDMPVSPARVWEAMNG, translated from the coding sequence ATGCCTAAGGATTTTGAACCGACGAGCGGAATTGGTGCCAGCAGCAAACGACGGGAGGACATTCGCTTTCTCACCGGGTCGGGGCGCTACACGGATGATATTAACCTGCGCCGCCAGACCCATGTGTTTTTCCTGCGCTCCGACGTGGCGCATGGGCGGCTGACGGGGGTCGATACCTCTGCCGCCGAAGACATGCCCGGCGTGCTGAAGATTTTTACCGGTGCGGATTTTGCCGAGATCGGCGGGATGCCCTGTGGCTGGCAGATCACAGACAAACACGGCCAACCGATGCAAGAGCCGAAACACCCGGTGCTGGCCCATGAAAAGGTCCGCCATGTGGGCGAACCCATCGCCGCCGTGGTGGCCGAGACTTTGGCGCAGGCGCGTGACGCCGCTGAAGCAATCGTCGTCGATATCGACGAGCTGCCCGCCGTGGTGAACATGAGGGAGGCGGTCAAAGACGATGCGCCCAAGGTGCATGACGATCTGACCAGCAATCTTTGCTACGATTGGGGGTTTGTTGAGGAAAACAAAGACGCGGTGAACAAGGCTTTCGACGACGCGGCCCATGTCACTACGCTGGAACTGGTCAACAACCGTCTTGTCGCCAACCCGATGGAGCCGCGCGTGGCCATCGGCGATTACGACCGTTCGGCGGGGGACCATACGCTTTATACCACCAGCCAGAACCCGCATGTGATCCGCCTGCTGATGGGTGCCTTTGTGCTCGGCATCCCCGAGCATAAACTGCGCGTGGTCGCCCCAGATGTGGGCGGTGGCTTTGGCACCAAGATTTTCCACTATCAGGAAGAAGCCTTTTGCACCTTCGCCGCCAAGGCGGTGGGGCGTCCGGTGAAATGGACCTCCAGCCGGTCGGAGGCTTTCATGTCGGATGCCCATGGCCGCGACCATGTGACCAAGATTGAACTGGCGCTGGATGCCGACAACAATTTCACCGCACTGCGCACCGATACCTACGCCAATATGGGGGCCTATCTCTCGACCTTCGCGCCCTCGGTGCCGACATGGCTACACGGTACGCTGATGGCGGGAAATTACAAAACGCCGCTGATCTATGTGAACGTTAAGGCAGTCTTTACCAATACCGTGCCAGTAGATGCCTATCGAGGGGCCGGACGGCCCGAGGCGACTTATCAGTTGGAGCGTTTGATCGACAAGGCCGCGCATGAGTTGAAGGTCGACCCGATCAAACTGCGCCGCCAGAACTTCGTGACGGAGTTTCCCTATGCCACGCCGGTGGCGGTGGAATATGACACGGGCGACTACAACGCCACGATGGACAAGCTTGAAGAGATCGCCGACCACGCCGGTTTCGAAGCCCGTCGCAGGGAAAGCGAAGCCAAGGGCAGGCTGCGCGGCTTTGGCGTGAACTGCTATATCGAGGCTTGCGGCATCGCACCGTCGAACCTTGTCGGCCAACTCGGAGCACGCGCGGGCCTGTATGAAAGCGCCACGGTGCGGGTCAACGCGACCGGCGGGCTGGTTGTCATGACCGGCAGCCACAGCCACGGGCAGGGGCATGAGACCTCATTCGCGCAGGTGGTGGCCGATATGATCGGCATCGACGAGAATATGGTCGAGATCGTCCATGGCGATACGGCGCGCACACCGATGGGCATGGGCACCTATGGCTCACGCTCGCTGGCCGTGGGCGGCAGCGCCATGGTACGCGCGACCGAAAAGATCATCGCCAAAGCCAAAAAGATCGCCAGCCACCTGCTCGAAGCGTCGGAAGGGGATATCGAGTTGAAGGATGGGGCCTTCAGCGTCGCGGGCACAGACAAATCCGTGGCTTGGGGCGATGTGACGCTGGCAGCTTACGTGCCGCATAACTATCCGCTGGAGGAGATCGAACCGGGCTTGGAAGAAACCGCCTTTTATGACCCGTCAAACTTTACCTATCCGGCGGGGGCCTATGCCTGCGAGGTCGAGCTTGATCCCGACACCGGCCATGTCACCGTCGAGCGGTTCACGGCTGCCGATGACTTTGGCAATGTGGTGAACCCGATGATCGTGACCGGCCAAGTGCACGGCGGCTTGGCCCAAGGGATTGGTCAGGCTTTGTTGGAGAACTGCGCCTATGATGAGGACGGCCAATTGCTCAGCGCGTCTTACATGGATTACGCCATGCCCCGCGCCAGCGATCTGCCGTTCTATGACGTGGATCATTCCTGCCAGACGCCCTGCACCCACAACCCCTTGGGCGTCAAAGGCTGCGGGGAGGCGGGGGCGATTGGCTCGCCGCCTGCCGTGGTAAACGCGGTCCTCGACGCCATGCGCTCGGGCGGGAAGGACATCGGCCATATCGACATGCCGGTGAGCCCCGCGCGGGTTTGGGAGGCGATGAATGGCTGA